One Paraburkholderia kururiensis DNA window includes the following coding sequences:
- the secD gene encoding protein translocase subunit SecD, with translation MNRYPLWKYVAMLVALVIGLVYTLPNFFGEAPAVQVSSGKATVKLDSGTLSQVEAALASSHIQADDVTFDNSANNANIRVRVRDTDTQLRLKDLLQKSLNADPNDPQYIVALNLQSASPRWLTALHALPMYLGLDLRGGVHFLLQVDMAGALNKKLDSDASDARTLLRDNNIRDGGVNRVGQSVVVSFADQNVAEQARTLLSRNGSELQWAVQPAASGGFQVVGTFTPAVQKTVQDAAIKQNITTLHNRVNELGVAEPVIQQQGADRIVVELPGVQDTAKAKDIIGRTATLEARLADPLGLHPDPNAPVPPGDELFTQGNQAPVLLRKQVIFTGDRIIDASAGFDEHQRPSVNIRLDSAGGRAVASVSRDNIGKPMAMVLFEKGKGEVLTVATIQSELGDRFQITGQPTPQAATDLALLLRAGSLAAPMDIIEERTVGPSLGADNIKKGFDSVVYGFAAIAAFMVVYYMLFGAISVIALSVNLLLLVAVLSMMQATLTLPGIAAIALALGMAIDANVLINERVREELRNGAPPQLAIQNGYQHAWATILDSNVTTLIAGLALLAFGSGPVRGFAVVHCIGILTSMFSAVFFSRGLVNLWYGGKKKLKSLAIGQVWRPEGAGAGAAGAAFAPPMPSLTDSSEDSEAASSTARAASGAANAANRQKAQARTGKPVVRRRSGPGSSGPNSGKPGSSR, from the coding sequence ATGAACCGTTACCCCCTCTGGAAATATGTCGCGATGCTGGTGGCGCTCGTCATCGGCCTCGTGTACACGTTGCCCAATTTCTTCGGCGAGGCGCCCGCGGTGCAGGTGTCGAGCGGCAAGGCTACGGTCAAGCTCGATTCCGGCACGCTCTCGCAAGTGGAAGCCGCGCTCGCTTCGAGCCACATCCAGGCTGACGACGTCACGTTCGACAACTCCGCGAACAACGCCAACATCCGTGTGCGCGTGCGCGACACCGACACGCAGCTGCGCCTGAAAGACCTGTTGCAAAAGTCGCTCAACGCCGACCCCAACGACCCGCAGTACATCGTCGCGCTGAACCTGCAAAGCGCCTCGCCGCGCTGGCTCACGGCGCTGCACGCGCTGCCCATGTACCTCGGCCTCGACCTGCGCGGCGGCGTGCACTTCCTGCTGCAGGTCGACATGGCAGGCGCGCTGAACAAGAAGCTCGATTCGGACGCATCCGACGCGCGCACGCTGCTGCGCGACAACAACATCCGCGACGGCGGCGTGAACCGCGTCGGCCAGTCGGTGGTGGTCAGCTTCGCGGACCAGAACGTCGCCGAACAGGCTCGCACGCTGCTGTCGCGCAACGGCTCCGAACTGCAGTGGGCCGTACAGCCCGCCGCGAGCGGCGGCTTCCAGGTGGTGGGCACCTTCACGCCCGCGGTCCAGAAGACTGTGCAGGACGCGGCCATCAAGCAGAACATCACCACGCTGCATAACCGCGTCAACGAACTGGGCGTAGCCGAGCCGGTCATCCAGCAGCAAGGCGCCGACCGCATCGTGGTCGAGCTGCCCGGCGTGCAAGACACGGCGAAGGCGAAGGACATCATCGGCCGCACGGCAACGCTCGAAGCGCGCCTTGCCGACCCGCTCGGCCTGCATCCGGACCCGAACGCGCCCGTGCCGCCCGGCGACGAACTCTTCACGCAGGGCAACCAGGCGCCGGTGCTCTTGAGAAAGCAGGTGATCTTCACGGGCGACCGCATCATCGACGCCTCGGCGGGCTTCGACGAGCACCAGCGTCCCTCGGTGAACATCCGCCTCGACTCGGCGGGCGGCCGCGCGGTGGCCAGCGTCTCGCGCGACAACATCGGCAAGCCGATGGCGATGGTGCTGTTCGAGAAGGGCAAGGGCGAAGTGCTCACGGTGGCGACGATCCAGTCCGAACTCGGCGACCGCTTCCAGATTACCGGCCAGCCCACGCCGCAGGCCGCCACCGACCTCGCGCTGCTGCTGCGCGCCGGCTCGCTCGCCGCCCCCATGGACATCATCGAAGAACGCACGGTCGGCCCGAGCCTCGGCGCCGACAACATCAAGAAGGGCTTCGACTCGGTGGTCTACGGCTTCGCGGCCATCGCCGCGTTCATGGTCGTCTACTACATGCTGTTCGGCGCCATTTCGGTGATCGCGCTCTCGGTGAACCTGCTGTTGCTGGTGGCTGTGCTGTCGATGATGCAGGCCACGCTCACGCTGCCGGGCATCGCGGCTATTGCGCTGGCACTCGGTATGGCCATCGACGCCAACGTGCTCATCAACGAGCGCGTGCGCGAAGAACTGCGCAACGGCGCGCCGCCGCAGCTCGCTATCCAGAACGGCTACCAGCACGCATGGGCCACGATTCTCGACTCGAACGTGACCACGCTGATTGCAGGCCTCGCGCTGCTCGCGTTCGGCTCCGGCCCGGTGCGCGGCTTTGCCGTCGTGCACTGCATCGGCATTCTCACGTCGATGTTCTCCGCGGTGTTCTTCTCGCGCGGTCTCGTGAACCTCTGGTACGGCGGCAAGAAGAAGCTCAAGTCGCTGGCCATCGGCCAGGTGTGGCGCCCCGAAGGGGCAGGTGCCGGCGCGGCCGGTGCGGCCTTCGCGCCGCCCATGCCGTCACTCACCGACAGCAGCGAGGACAGCGAAGCCGCCAGCAGCACGGCACGCGCCGCGTCGGGCGCAGCAAACGCGGCGAACCGCCAGAAGGCGCAGGCACGTACCGGCAAGCCGGTGGTGCGGCGCCGTTCGGGTCCGGGCAGTTCCGGCCCGAACTCAGGCAAACCGGGCTCGTCCCGCTAA
- the secF gene encoding protein translocase subunit SecF gives MEFFRIRKDIPFMQRALLFNAISLVTFIAAVFFLLHRGLHLSIEFTGGTVIEVQYPQAVDLEPVRGTLEKIGYSDAQVQNFGTSRDVLIRLPVKQGLSSAQQSDQVMSALKGQNAQVQLQRVEFVGPQVGKELATDGLLALACVVAGIVIYLSFRFEWKYAVAGIIANLHDVVIILGFFAFFQWEFSLSVLAAVLAVLGYSVNESVVIFDRIRETFRRERKMSVIEVINHAITSTMSRTIITHGCTQMMVLSMFLFGGPTLHYFALALTVGILFGIYSSVFVAAALAMWLGVKREDLVKERRERHDPNDPNAGAQV, from the coding sequence ATGGAATTTTTCCGCATCCGTAAAGACATTCCGTTCATGCAGCGCGCGTTGCTCTTCAACGCGATCTCGCTCGTGACCTTCATCGCCGCCGTGTTCTTCCTGCTGCATCGCGGCCTGCACCTCTCGATCGAGTTCACGGGCGGTACCGTGATCGAGGTCCAGTATCCGCAGGCCGTGGACCTGGAGCCGGTGCGCGGCACGCTCGAGAAGATCGGCTACAGCGACGCGCAGGTGCAGAACTTCGGCACCTCGCGCGACGTGCTGATCCGCCTGCCGGTCAAGCAAGGGCTTTCGTCGGCGCAGCAGAGCGACCAGGTGATGTCGGCGCTCAAGGGGCAAAACGCGCAGGTGCAATTGCAGCGCGTGGAGTTCGTGGGCCCGCAGGTCGGTAAGGAGCTGGCCACCGACGGCCTGCTCGCGCTCGCCTGCGTGGTGGCCGGCATCGTGATCTACCTGTCGTTCCGCTTCGAGTGGAAGTACGCCGTGGCGGGCATCATCGCGAACCTGCACGACGTCGTGATCATTCTCGGCTTCTTCGCGTTCTTCCAGTGGGAGTTCTCGCTCTCCGTGCTGGCCGCGGTGCTCGCCGTGCTGGGCTACTCGGTGAACGAATCGGTCGTTATCTTCGACCGGATTCGCGAGACGTTCCGGCGCGAGCGCAAGATGAGCGTGATCGAAGTCATCAACCACGCCATCACGAGCACCATGTCGCGAACCATCATCACGCACGGCTGCACGCAGATGATGGTGCTCTCGATGTTCCTCTTCGGCGGCCCCACGCTGCACTACTTCGCGCTGGCGCTCACGGTGGGCATTCTGTTCGGCATCTACTCGTCCGTGTTCGTGGCGGCGGCGCTCGCCATGTGGCTCGGCGTGAAGCGAGAAGACCTCGTCAAGGAACGGCGCGAGCGGCACGACCCGAACGATCCGAACGCGGGTGCGCAGGTGTAA
- a CDS encoding YceI family protein, whose protein sequence is MAALGASLSFASAGVFAADTYMLDPTHTYPSFEADHLGGLSIWRGKFTKTSGTVALDRQAKTGTVDVTVDVASIDTGNTKLDDHLKEAEFFDVTKYPKAVYKGTRIRFDGDRPVEVDGDFTLHGVTKPLALKIESFKCMPHPLYKREVCGVEASATFDRSDYGLAFGRDYGFSMQTTLHIQAEGIKQ, encoded by the coding sequence ATGGCGGCGCTCGGCGCGTCGCTGTCGTTCGCTTCGGCCGGCGTGTTCGCCGCCGACACCTATATGCTGGACCCCACCCACACCTATCCGAGCTTCGAGGCCGATCACTTAGGCGGCCTCTCGATCTGGCGCGGGAAGTTCACGAAGACCTCGGGCACGGTCGCGCTGGACCGTCAGGCGAAGACGGGCACGGTGGACGTGACCGTCGACGTCGCCTCCATCGATACCGGCAACACCAAGCTCGACGATCACCTGAAGGAGGCCGAGTTCTTCGACGTCACGAAATATCCCAAGGCCGTCTACAAGGGCACGCGGATTCGCTTCGACGGCGACCGGCCCGTGGAAGTGGATGGCGATTTCACGCTGCACGGCGTAACGAAGCCGCTCGCGCTGAAGATCGAGTCGTTCAAGTGCATGCCGCACCCGTTGTACAAGCGCGAGGTCTGCGGCGTGGAGGCGAGCGCCACGTTCGACCGCTCGGACTATGGCCTCGCGTTCGGCAGGGACTACGGCTTCAGCATGCAGACGACGCTGCACATTCAGGCCGAAGGCATCAAGCAATAG
- a CDS encoding YceI family protein, whose amino-acid sequence MKGSFYRYMLAVFAAASLNAAAPGRALADTGAASQVDLAKSSITATSKQMNVPVEGRFRKFTAQLSFDPAKPAAGSAQFTVDVASYDLGDESFNDSVRGKDWFDAKTWPQATFVSSAIAPAGGNQYKVTGKLTIKGKSQTVVVPVAYSQQGSMQVFDGTLPIHRLQFDVGTGDWKDTSTVADEVVIKFHIVAARK is encoded by the coding sequence ATGAAGGGTTCGTTCTATCGCTACATGCTGGCCGTGTTCGCCGCGGCTTCTCTCAACGCTGCGGCGCCGGGCCGCGCGCTCGCCGACACCGGCGCGGCAAGCCAGGTCGATCTCGCGAAGAGTTCGATTACCGCGACCTCGAAGCAGATGAACGTGCCGGTGGAAGGCCGGTTCAGGAAATTCACCGCGCAGCTCAGCTTCGATCCCGCGAAGCCTGCCGCGGGCAGCGCCCAGTTCACCGTGGACGTGGCCAGCTACGACCTGGGCGACGAAAGCTTCAACGACTCGGTGCGCGGCAAGGACTGGTTCGACGCGAAGACCTGGCCGCAGGCCACCTTCGTCTCCAGCGCCATCGCGCCGGCGGGCGGCAACCAGTACAAGGTGACAGGCAAGCTCACGATCAAGGGCAAGTCGCAGACCGTGGTGGTGCCGGTCGCGTATTCACAGCAAGGCTCGATGCAGGTCTTCGACGGCACGCTGCCGATTCACCGCCTGCAGTTCGACGTGGGCACGGGCGACTGGAAGGACACCTCGACCGTGGCCGACGAAGTGGTCATCAAGTTTCACATCGTTGCCGCGCGCAAATAG
- a CDS encoding cytochrome b, protein MPSRPYFGSPEPYTRTAIGFHWLIALLIVCAFALGWVMTGIPGLTPTKLRYYSWHKWIGVTVFALAVLRIVWRATHRAPPLPRRMPGWQRVLAHGVHVLLYVLMVAVPVSGYLFSSAANVPVVYLGLVQLPMLIGPDPVLKTVFRTVHVTLDYSLAGLVVLHVAAAIKHQWLDRDGLLSRMIPFLK, encoded by the coding sequence ATGCCATCCCGTCCTTACTTTGGCTCGCCCGAGCCGTACACCCGCACGGCAATCGGGTTCCACTGGCTGATCGCACTTCTCATCGTCTGTGCCTTCGCGCTCGGCTGGGTGATGACCGGCATCCCGGGCCTCACGCCCACCAAGCTTCGCTATTACTCCTGGCACAAGTGGATCGGCGTGACGGTGTTCGCGCTCGCCGTGCTGCGCATCGTCTGGCGCGCCACGCACCGGGCGCCGCCGCTGCCGCGCCGTATGCCGGGCTGGCAACGCGTGCTCGCCCACGGCGTGCACGTGCTGCTCTATGTGCTGATGGTGGCCGTTCCGGTCTCGGGTTATCTGTTCAGTTCCGCGGCCAACGTGCCGGTCGTGTATCTGGGGCTCGTGCAGCTGCCCATGCTGATCGGCCCCGATCCCGTGCTGAAGACGGTGTTTCGCACGGTGCACGTCACGCTCGATTACTCGCTCGCCGGGCTCGTGGTGCTGCACGTGGCGGCGGCGATCAAGCATCAATGGCTGGACCGCGACGGCCTGCTGTCGCGCATGATTCCGTTCCTCAAATAA
- a CDS encoding paraquat-inducible protein A, with amino-acid sequence MERDNLIACHECDALFRKPLLRARLTARCPRCGAVLYHGSSAQLDRICAMTLGALITFIIAQSFPILELDANGVTSRSSLFGALVVLWEEHMELVAVMVFCSTILFPLTELVALLYVLLPVRQGHVPPGFNRVLRAIQFVRPWGMIEVFMLGVLVTIVKMVSLARVIPDVALFGFGALTLMSTVVVTFDSRTLWDIADELRARHGSSQRGRVRPSRPSGGRHGGSPGGKSGKKASGSAGAVPGRRPAALAARKD; translated from the coding sequence ATGGAACGAGACAATCTGATCGCATGTCACGAGTGCGACGCGCTGTTCCGCAAGCCGCTGCTGCGCGCCCGGCTCACCGCGCGCTGCCCGCGCTGCGGCGCCGTGCTCTATCACGGCTCGTCCGCGCAACTGGACCGCATCTGCGCGATGACGCTCGGTGCGCTCATCACGTTCATCATTGCCCAGTCGTTTCCGATCCTCGAACTCGACGCGAACGGCGTCACCTCTCGCTCCAGCCTGTTCGGCGCGCTGGTCGTGCTGTGGGAAGAGCACATGGAGCTCGTCGCCGTGATGGTGTTCTGCTCCACGATCCTGTTCCCGCTGACCGAGCTGGTCGCCCTGCTCTACGTGCTGCTGCCCGTGCGCCAGGGCCACGTGCCACCGGGCTTCAACCGCGTGCTGCGCGCCATCCAGTTCGTGCGGCCCTGGGGGATGATCGAGGTCTTCATGCTGGGCGTGCTCGTCACCATCGTGAAGATGGTGAGCCTCGCGCGCGTGATTCCCGACGTCGCGCTGTTCGGCTTCGGCGCGCTCACGCTGATGTCCACCGTGGTCGTGACCTTCGATTCGCGCACGCTCTGGGACATCGCCGACGAACTGCGCGCCCGCCACGGCTCGAGCCAGCGCGGGCGGGTGAGGCCATCGCGGCCGTCGGGCGGTCGCCACGGCGGCAGTCCTGGCGGCAAATCGGGCAAAAAAGCGAGCGGCAGCGCGGGCGCCGTGCCCGGCCGCCGTCCCGCCGCGCTCGCAGCGCGCAAGGACTGA
- a CDS encoding paraquat-inducible protein A, with protein MKYVTARRAGLVSCHACGRVQPWLRSVGKQHCSRCDAVLHRRNPDSLMRTWALLAAAAILYIPANLLPIMHTSSLVGSDDNTIMSGVVYFWTSGEWPLAVIVFVASIVVPMLKLSVLTLLTLTAQRRSAWRPNERVRLYRIVEFIGRWSMLDVFVVTMTVALVRFQSLAVITAGPGALAFGSVVILTMIASMQFDPRLIWDAVEEDGPWAGSVSSAPASPTKNKQSPSPEDPAS; from the coding sequence ATGAAATACGTCACGGCCAGGCGTGCCGGCCTCGTTTCGTGCCATGCGTGCGGGCGCGTGCAGCCCTGGCTGCGCTCCGTCGGCAAACAGCATTGCTCGCGCTGCGACGCGGTGCTGCACCGGCGCAATCCCGACAGCCTCATGCGCACCTGGGCGCTGCTCGCCGCCGCCGCTATCCTCTACATTCCGGCCAACCTGCTGCCCATCATGCATACGTCCTCGCTCGTAGGCAGCGACGACAACACGATCATGAGCGGCGTGGTCTACTTCTGGACCTCGGGCGAATGGCCGCTCGCCGTAATCGTGTTCGTGGCGAGCATCGTGGTGCCCATGCTCAAGCTGTCGGTGCTCACGCTGCTCACGCTCACCGCGCAGCGCCGCTCCGCGTGGCGGCCCAACGAACGCGTGCGGCTCTACCGCATCGTCGAGTTCATCGGTCGATGGTCGATGCTGGACGTCTTCGTGGTCACCATGACCGTGGCGCTGGTGCGCTTCCAGTCGCTGGCGGTCATTACGGCGGGGCCCGGCGCGCTGGCATTCGGCTCGGTCGTGATTCTCACCATGATCGCCTCGATGCAGTTCGACCCGCGCCTGATCTGGGACGCGGTCGAGGAAGACGGGCCGTGGGCGGGCTCAGTGTCGTCCGCGCCGGCCTCGCCAACCAAAAACAAACAATCACCCTCACCAGAGGATCCTGCTTCATGA